The sequence TGCTGCTGGCGTTCATCGCGGCCGCGGTCATCCATGTTCCGCTGCCACTCGCCCCTGGGAGTTCAACGAGCGCGGTCATCATCCCCATGTGGAAGATGGTGGCGGTCGCGCTCCAGGTCAACCTGCTCCTGGCGATCTTCAACATGCTGCCGATTCCGCCGCTCGACGGAAGTTCGGTGCTCGCGGGTGTGTTGCCCGAGCGCCTGGCCGCACAGTTCGATCGCCTTCGCCCGTACGGATTCGTCCTGCTCTACGCGCTGCTGCTATCGGGTGGCTTCAGCATCGTGGTCGGCCGGCCGTACCATCACCTGCTATCGTGGCTACTGTGAAACCTCGCGTTGTTTCGGGCATGCGCCCGACCGGCAGACTCCATCTCGGCCATCTGGTTGGCGCGCTCAGGAACTGGGCGACGCTCCAGGATCAGTACGAGTGCTTCTACTTCGTGGCGGACTGGCACGCGTTGACCAGCGAGTACGCCGACACGGCCTCGCTGACCGAGAACGCGTACGACAACGCCGCGGACTGGATTGCGGCCGGCATCGACCCGGAGCGATCCACGCTGTTCGTGCAGTCGCTCGTGCCCGAGCACGCCGAGTTGTTCCTCTTACTGTCGATGGTGGTGCCGATTCCGTGGCTCGAGCGCGTGCCGACCTACAAGGAGCAGCGCGAGCAGTTGTCCGAGAAGGATCTCTCGACAATTGGGTTCCTGGCTTATCCGCTGCTGCAAACGGCTGACGTCGCGATGTACGACGCGAAATTCGTCCCGGTGGGCGAGGACCAGGTGCCGCATCTCGAGCTGTCCCGCGAGGTGGTTCGCCGTTTCAACAACTTCTACGGCGAGAAGATCGGCGTACGCGACGGCGAGACCACGGGGAAGGACGTCCTCGTCGAGCCGCAGCCGCTGCTCACCTCGTTCGCGCGCCTGCCCGGCCTCGACAACCGCAAGATGAGCAAGAGCTACGGTAACGCGATCGACCTGACCGACGATGCCGAGGCCGTGCGCAAGAAGGTGATGAGCATGTATACCGACCCGAAACGGATT comes from Vicinamibacterales bacterium and encodes:
- a CDS encoding site-2 protease family protein is translated as MDINFGQVFISFLVLVFSLTVHESAHAWAADRLGDPTARLLGRVSLNPLVHADPIGTLLFPLVGLVTGAPLIGWAKPVPVATWRFDHPRRAYLLVAAAGPISNLLLAFIAAAVIHVPLPLAPGSSTSAVIIPMWKMVAVALQVNLLLAIFNMLPIPPLDGSSVLAGVLPERLAAQFDRLRPYGFVLLYALLLSGGFSIVVGRPYHHLLSWLL
- the trpS gene encoding tryptophan--tRNA ligase, with amino-acid sequence MKPRVVSGMRPTGRLHLGHLVGALRNWATLQDQYECFYFVADWHALTSEYADTASLTENAYDNAADWIAAGIDPERSTLFVQSLVPEHAELFLLLSMVVPIPWLERVPTYKEQREQLSEKDLSTIGFLAYPLLQTADVAMYDAKFVPVGEDQVPHLELSREVVRRFNNFYGEKIGVRDGETTGKDVLVEPQPLLTSFARLPGLDNRKMSKSYGNAIDLTDDAEAVRKKVMSMYTDPKRIRADIPGTVEGNPVFLYHDAFNSNVEEVEDLKSRYRLGKVGDVEVKKKLVAALNGVLEPMRARRVEVLSKPGRIREILFEGSARARLVAKETMERVREAVRVRY